A region of Athene noctua chromosome 12, bAthNoc1.hap1.1, whole genome shotgun sequence DNA encodes the following proteins:
- the SPRY4 gene encoding protein sprouty homolog 4, whose amino-acid sequence MEPRIPHNITVVPNSVMVQPLLDSRIPYGRLQHPLTILPIDQMKTTHIENDYTDNPTASQLAAQKHPRGPHELVLTNQHPQRCEQDVTHPWISFSGRPSSISSSSSTSSDQRLLDHMAPAPVAEQSSPRAVRIQPKVINCKPLDLKGPVSQELDKHFLLCEACGKCKCKECALPRTLPSCWVCNQECLCSAQNLVNYSTCMCLVKGVFYHCTNEDDEGTCADHPCSCSHSNRCARWSFMSALSLVLPCLLCYLPATGCVKLSQRCYDQVSRPGCRCKNTNSVICKALPESKGNRPEKPF is encoded by the coding sequence ATGGAGCCCCGGATTCCCCACAACATCACCGTTGTCCCCAACTCTGTGATGGTCCAGCCCTTGCTGGACAGCCGGATCCCCTATGGGCGGCTGCAGCACCCGCTCACCATCCTGCCCATTGACCAGATGAAGACAACTCACATCGAGAACGACTACACCGACAACCCCACCGCTTCCCAGTTGGCAGCCCAGAAGCACCCCCGCGGCCCCCACGAACTGGTCCTGACCAACCAGCACCCGCAGCGGTGCGAGCAGGATGTCACCCACCCCTGGATTTCCTTCAGCGGGCGCCCCAGCTccatcagcagcagcagcagcacgtcTTCAGACCAAAGGCTCTTGGACCACATGGCCCCGGCGCCCGTGGCGGAGCAGTCCTCCCCCCGCGCGGTTCGCATTCAGCCCAAGGTCATTAACTGCAAACCCCTGGATCTGAAGGGACCCGTGTCTCAGGAACTGGACAAGCACTTTCTCCTGTGCGAAGCCTGTGGGAAATGCAAGTGTAAGGAGTGCGCGCTGCCCCGGACTCTGCCTTCGTGTTGGGTGTGCAACCAAGAGTGCCTCTGCTCGGCACAGAACCTGGTCAACTACTCCACCTGCATGTGTCTCGTCAAGGGCGTCTTCTACCACTGCACCAACGAGGACGACGAGGGCACGTGCGCCGAccacccctgctcctgctcccactccAACCGCTGTGCCCGCTGGTCCTTCATGAGTGCCCTCTCCCTGGTGCTCCCCTGCTTGCTCTGCTACCTGCCAGCCACCGGCTGCGTCAAGCTGTCCCAGAGATGCTACGACCAAGTGAGCCGGCCCGGATGCAGATGCAAAAACACAAACAGTGTCATTTGCAAGGCGctgccagagagcaaaggaaacaGGCCAGAAAAGCCCTTTTGA